In the genome of Longimicrobium sp., the window CTCTCGGTGCCCATCTTCACCGGCGGGCGGTTGCGCGGCGAGCGGCTGGTGGCCGAGGCCAACCTCGCCGAGGCGCAGGCCCAGTACCGCCAGACGCGCGAGGCGGCGTCGCTCGACACGCGCACCGCGCTGGAGCAGCTGGAGGCGGCGCAGGCGTCGTGGCAGGCGTCGACCGGCACGGTGGAGCAGGCGCGGCGCGCGTACTCCATCGCCGAGATCCGCTACCGGGAGGGGATCTCCACGCAGATCGAGGTGGCGGACTCGCGCATTCTCCTGCAGCAGGCGGAGGCCAACCGCGCCCAGGCCGCGCGCGACCTGGCGGTGGCGCGCGTGAGGCTGGCGCTCCTTCCCGACCTTCCGTTCAACCTCGGCGGCGCGGCGCGCACGCAGTCGTCGGCGGGGCAGAACACGCAGCAGCAGCAGCGGCCGCAACAGCAGCAGGCGCCCGCGACGGATCCCACACAGGCGGCGTTCACCGGAGGCGGTCAATGAGGAATAGAGGAATGCGCGCCGCAGCCGCGGCGTCGGTGCTGGTGCTTGCGGCTTGCGGGCGGGATTCGGACGCGGCGGTGGCCAAGGGGCCGGCGGAGATCGTGCTGGGACCGGAGGCGATTGAGATCGTTTCCACCCGCGAGGTGTCGAGCGGGCCCACCCTTTCCGGCACGCTGGCGGCGGAGCGCGAGGCGGCGGTGACGGCGCAGCTCGGCGGGACGGTGCTGCAGGTGACGGCGGACCGCGGGCAGCCGGTGCGCGCGGGGCAGACGCTGGGGCGCATCGACGACTCCGCGATCCGCGACGCGGTGATCTCCGCCCAGTCCGGGGTGCGGTCGGCGCAGATCAGCGTGAGCACGGCGCAGCGCAACTCGGAGCGCGCCGCCACCCTCAACCAGGCCGGCGCCGTGGCGGACCGCGACCTGGAGCTGGCGCGCAGCCAGCTGGCTGCGGGGCAGGCGCAGCTCGCCGATGCCCGCACGCGGCTGGCGCAGGCGCGCAAGCAGCAGTCCAACACCATCATCTCGGCGCCGATCAGCGGCATCGTGAGCGCGCGGCCGGTGAGCGCGGGCGACGTGGTGCAGCCGGGGACGCCGCTCTTCACCATCATCGACCCCGGCAGCATGCGGCTGGAGGCGGCGGTGCCGGCGGAGCAGCTCAGCGCGCTGCGGGTGGGCACACCGGTGAGGTTCACCATCAGCGCGTACCCGGGGCGCACCTTTACCGGCACCATCCAGCGCATCTCCCCCGCGGCCGACCCGGCCACGCGGCAGATCCCGGTGGTGGTGACGATCCCCAACCAGGACGGGGTGCTGGTCTCCGGCCTCTTCGCCGAGGGGCGGGTTCAGGCGGAAGCGCGGCAGGCGGTGACGGTGCCGGCCGACGCGGTGGACGAGCGCGGCGTGGCGCCCAGCGTGCTGCGGCTGCGCGGCGGCAAGGCGGAGCGGGTGACGGTGCAGCTCGGCGCGCGCGACTCGGACACGGACCGCGTGGAGGTGATCACGGGTTTGGCGCCGGGCGACACGGTGCTGGTGGGGGCGGCGGTCGGCACCACGCCGGGAGCCAAGGTACGGGTGCGCGCCGCCGGCGCCGCCCCGGCACGGTAAGGAGACGGCACCATGTTCATCTCGGATTTCGCCATCAAGAAGCCCGTCGTCACCGTGGTGACGATGCTGGCGCTGGTGGTGTTCGGCATCTTTGCGCTCATCAATCTGGACACGGACGAGTTCCCTGAGGTCTCGCCGCCCATCGTGAACGTGGCGGTGCCGTACCCCGGCGCCTCGCCCGACATCGTGGAGCGCGAGGTGGTGGAGCCGATGGAGGAGGCGATCGCCGGGATCAGCGGCGTGGACCGCGTGACCTCGCAGTCGCTGGACGGCTTCGGCACCATCCTGGTGGAGTTCAACTTCGAAAAGGATCTGCAGCAGGCCACGCAGGACATCCGTGACGCCGTGTCGCAGATTCGCGGCGACCTGCCGCCGGAGATGGAGGAGCCGATCCTCACCCGCTTCGACCCGAACGACCAGCCGATCGTCTCGCTGACGCTGTCGTCTCAGGCGCTGCGCTCCCCCGAGCTCACGCGGCTGGCCGACCCCGGCGTGACGCGGCAGCTGCGCGGCCTGCAGGGCGTGGCCGAGGTGAACGTGGTGGGCGGCGTGGAGCGCGAGCTGACGGTGGAGGTCGATCCGCAGCGCATGCAGGCGGCGGGCATCGGCATTCCGCAGGTGGTGCAGGCGGTGCAGTCGCAGAACCTGGCCGCGCCGGTGGGGCGCATCAACGGCGCGCTGGACGAGCGCACCATCCGCCTGCGCGGCCGCCTGGCGAACCCGGCGGAGTTCTCGCAGCTCGTGGTGGCGCAGCGCGGCGGGCAGATCATCCGCCTGGGCGAGGTCGCCACCGTCCGCGACGGCACCGAGGAGGCGCGGTCGGTGGCGCTCTTCAACGGGCGCCCCGCGGTGGGGATCGAGGTGGTGAAGTCGCAGGGGTACAGCACCACCGCCGTCGCCGAGCGGGTGCTGGCCGAGATCACGGAGCTG includes:
- a CDS encoding efflux RND transporter periplasmic adaptor subunit, whose product is MRAAAAASVLVLAACGRDSDAAVAKGPAEIVLGPEAIEIVSTREVSSGPTLSGTLAAEREAAVTAQLGGTVLQVTADRGQPVRAGQTLGRIDDSAIRDAVISAQSGVRSAQISVSTAQRNSERAATLNQAGAVADRDLELARSQLAAGQAQLADARTRLAQARKQQSNTIISAPISGIVSARPVSAGDVVQPGTPLFTIIDPGSMRLEAAVPAEQLSALRVGTPVRFTISAYPGRTFTGTIQRISPAADPATRQIPVVVTIPNQDGVLVSGLFAEGRVQAEARQAVTVPADAVDERGVAPSVLRLRGGKAERVTVQLGARDSDTDRVEVITGLAPGDTVLVGAAVGTTPGAKVRVRAAGAAPAR